CCACCGCAAAACAAATCATGAAATGAAAAAGGTACGCCGTGGAATTGGAATGATTTTCCAGCACTTTAATCTGCTTGACCGTTCTACAGTTTTTGACAACGTAGCCTACCCGCTTAAGTATAGTGGCCTTAAAAAAGAAGAAATTGAAGCCCGCGTAACTGAACTTCTGGAGCTGGTTGCTTTGAGTGACAAACGCAATGTTTATCCAAGCCAGCTTTCGGGAGGCCAGAAGCAGCGCGTTGCAATTGCTCGTGCCCTTGCAAATAATCCTAAGGTACTGCTTTCTGATGAAGCAACCAGCGCCCTGGACCCTGAAGCAACGGCCTCTATTTTGAATCTTCTTAAAGAACTGAATAAAAAACTCGGGCTTACAATCATCATAATCACTCACGAAATGAGCGTAATTAAATCTATCTGCCACAGAGTTGCCGTTATGGAAAAAGGCCGCGTGGTAGAAGAAGGCGATGTATATTCTATTTTTGCTGAACCTAAGCAGGAGATTACAAAAAAGTTTATTGCTTCCCAGTCTTCTCTTGCAAAGGTTTCAACACTGGTAAATGATCCTCTGGTAAATAATCCGGCAGAAGGTGGCAAGCTGATTAAGCTGACCTTCTTGAAAAACTCTGTCGGCGAATCTTTGATTTCTCTTGTTTCTCAGAAGTTCAATGTGCGCCTTAATATCGTGCTTGCAAATGTTGAGATGATTCAGGATTCCCCACTCGGAGAAATCATTGTTGTGATTAAGGGCGAAGATAAAAACATTGAAGCTGCCCTCGCTCACTTTGTAGAGCAGAAAGTAAAAGTGACCGAGCTTGCTGAAAATGTAAAAGATGCAAAGGAGGCAAACTAATATGGAGACATTCGAAAAAATCTTTCCGAATCTTTATGCCTACTGGTATAAGTTTTTGAACAACTGCCTTGCAACCTTTCAGATGTTCATCATTTCGGGTTCAATTTCTTTTGTGCTTGGACTGATTTTTGGTGTACTTCTGATTGTTTTTAAGAAGGATGGAATTAAGCCGAACAAAGTTTTCTACACAATAATAAGCGTAATTATAAATCTTTTTCGATCGATTCCATTTGTAATTCTGCTTGTTTTTCTGATTCCTTTTACCCGCTCAATTGTGGGAACTGCAATCGGAGTAAAAGGTGCCATTATTCCTCTGATTTTTGGAACGGTGCCATTCTTTTCCCGACAGGTTGAAACAGCTTTGGAAAATGTTGACCCGGGAAAGGCAGAGGCAGCCCGCAGTATGGGAAGCGGAACCTTTGGTTTGATTTTCCGCGTTTATCTTCATGAATCAGTTCCGGAGCTTATCCGCGTGACTACAATTACGGCCATCTCTCTTGTTGGTCTTACAACTATGGCTGGTGCCGTTGGAGCCGGAGGACTTGGAGACTTTGCCATCAACTACGGTCAGGGGCTCAATCATCAGGATATCATTTATGCCTGCATAATCATTCTTTTGATTTTTATCTGCCTGCTGCAATTCATTGGTTCTCTGCTTGCAAAGAAAACTACAAACCGAGAACTTTTTAAGCATGTACAAAAGGACTCCGTAGGGAATCCTGAAAATAAATCATAAGTCAAAAAAAGGAGAAATTGAATTATGAAAAATACAAAAAAGATTTTTGCCCTGCTTCTTATTGCAGGAGTACTCAGCAGCGGAGCTTTTGCTGCAAAGAAAGCTAAAACTCAGAAGGTAAAGGTTGGTGTTTGTGGTGCAAACAACGATCAGTGGAAGGCTGTTCAGTATGTTCTGGACAAGGAAAACAGCGGAATTAAAATTGAGCTTGTTGAGTTCAGTGCTTACAATCTTCCTAATGAAGCTTTGAATTCCGGCGATATTGATTTGAACGCTTTCCAGCACAAGGCTTATCTGAATAACGACGCCGGCAAAAATGGTTATGACCTTACAGTTATCGGCGACACTTTGATTGCCCCTCTTACTTTGTATTCAAAGAAATACAAGAGCCTTGATGAAATCAAAAAGGCAGCAGGAAAGAACGGAAGCAAGACAGTAAAATCAGACGCCCTCAAGTTTGCAATTCCAAGTGACGGTACAAACCTTAGCCGCGGAATTAAGCTTCTTGAAGCTGCAGGACTTATCAAGGTTGATCCAGCAGCAGGTTATATACCAGAGCTCAAAGATATTACAGAGCTTGTTTATAATGTAGAAGTCGTTCCACAGACTGCAAATACTCTTCCTCAGACTCTCAATGATTATGCCGGAGCTACAATCAACGGAACTTATGCAATTCCTACAGGCCTTATTCCTTCAAAGGATGGTCTCATCATCGAAAAGCAGTCTGAAAGCGGAGATAACCCATATGTAAATATCATCGTTGCACGCACAAAGGATAAGGATAATGATGTTTACAAGAAGATCGTAAAGGCTTACCAGTCACAGGTTGTTGCAGAATATATTCTTTCAAGATTCGAAGAATCTTTCTTCCCTTCTTTTGCTTACAAGACTGTAAGTGCTGATAAGGCTGCTGAAACTGTAAAGGCAGTTGATAAAGCAATTAAGTGGTAAAAAAGCGGAGGATGTGAAAATGACAGAAAGCATAGAAAAAGAACTTCGTGAAGAAATCAAAAACGACCACGACTACATTGTTTCTCTGCGTCGTCATTTTCACATGAACCCTGAAATAGCAAAAGAAGAATTTCAGACTGCTCTTAAAATCGAAGAAGAGCTGGATAAAATAGGACTTGCTCATAAACGCGTCGGAGACACCGGCGTTTATGCAGAAATTAAGGGCAGCACTGGTGGCCCTTCAAAAACAATAGTCCTTCGCGCCGACATAGACGCCCTGCCCATTCAGGAAACTCACGAGTGCGAATATAAATCAAAAATACCTGGCCGCATGCACGCCTGTGGACACGACGCCCACACAGCATCCCTTCTTGGAGCGGCTCGTATTCTCAACTCTCACAAAGATTTATTCTCGGGCACAATCCGCCTCACCTTCCAGGCCGGAGAAGAAATAGGCTATGGAGCGAGAATATTTGTAGATGGCGGCTATCTTGATGGCGCAGACAGAAGCTTTGGAATGCACGCCGCGTCAAATCTTGCAAGAGGAAAAGTCGCAGTAGTTCCAGGTCCAAACAACGCCAGTGTCGACTGGTTCAAAATCACCGTAAAGGGGGCACCGGCTCACGTTTCAACACCTCAGCTTGGCTCCGATGCTGCCTACATTGCAAGTCAGATTGTAATTTCAACCCAGGCTTTGATAACCCGCCGCACCTCCCCTATGGACAATGTTCTTGTAGGAATTGGAAAAATCACAGCGGGCGATGCCTATAATATCGTAGCACAAAAGGCAGAACTCGAAGGAACTATAAGAGCCTTTACACCAGAAGTCCGCGAAAAAACAAAGCAGATGCTTTCAGACATGGCAAAACAGACAGCACAACTTTTTGGCGGAGATGCCCAAGTTGAATATAAAGATTTTACTTCGCCGCTTATAAACGACCAGACTTCAACAGAAGAAGTTCAAAAAACTGCCATACGACTTTTTGGCGAAGAGAATGTAATTAAAAACCGCCAGGCTTCTCTCGGCGGTGATGACTTTGCAGAATATATTATAAAGGTGCCGGGAACCTACGCCTACTTTGGTACAGGAAATCCCGCAAAAGAGGGAACAACCGCAGCCCATCACGATTCAAAATTTGATATTGATGAAGATGCCCTGATTCAGTCGGTTTCTTTATACACCTTCTACGCAATTGATTTTTTGAATAACTAAGCAGTTGCCTGGATATTTTCCTGCTGACTAACCTTACCAGTCACAAGAACTTTAGAAATCTCAATCACTCCGCGATGTTTCAACTTTCTTGGCTCAAAATGAATAATCATATAAACCAGCTGCATCACAAGCCCGGCACCAAAAGTTCCGATAACCGTTCCAATTCCAACAGGGCCATCCAAAAGCCAGCCGCCAAGAAGAACCACTGCCCACAAAATTATTTCAACAATTCCAATAGGCACTTTCGGCATTCTCTTTCCAAGACCAACAAGCAGAGCATCGCGAGGTCCACAACACTGCTCGCTCTTCATATAAATTGCCATTCCAAGAGCCATAAATACAAAGCCCACCAGCATATAAATCACACCCAAAGGCAAACTCTCATTAAGCGGAAAAGGATTTAAGGTATTGTAAAGCTGAACAAGATTTCCGGTAATCAGGGCATCTATAATTGTACCGTAGCCGATTTTTTCTTTCATAAGAATATCAATGCCCAAAATCACAAGAGCCATAATTGTCATTGACATTCCATAGTTGAGCGGAGTGTGGTAAGAAATCCCCATGCCAAGACAGTCCCATGGAGCAAGACCAATATTTGCAAAAATTGTAAGGTGTACGCCAAAGGCAAAAACAATAAGTCCCAGAACAATTTTTAACCATTCAAGTAAAATTCTTTTTCGCATAGAAGTGATAGTAATCTCAAGAATCACATACGTCAAGATATGGGTTGCTTTGTCGCATCTATAAAAAAAGTCTATCGCTCATATCTAAAATTTGTATTGGTAAAGAATCTTCAAACAATATATAACCTAGTTATACACTAGGTTTTTTCATCAAAAGGAGATAACTAATATGATTGACCCCGTAATTGAAATAAAAAATCTTTCAGTATCTTACGAAACGGAAAATTCAACTTATGAAGCCTTGAAAGAAATAAATCTGACAATCAATCGAGGCCAGTTTATCTGTATTGTTGGTTCATCTGGTTGTGGCAAAAGTACTTTACTTTCTGTTCTTGCGGGGCTTCAGCCTGTAACAAACGGCAGCGTCACAATCAACGGAAAAGAAATTCACGGACCTGGTGCAGAACGTGCTGTTGTTTTTCAAAGCTATTCTCTTTTTCCCTGGATGACTGCGCTTGAGAATGTATCTTTTGCTGTATATGAAACCAATAAAAAACGAGGCACAAAGCTTTCAAAAAAGGAAGCTGCTGAAATTGCCAAAACCTATTTGAAACGAGTAGAGCTTTCATCTTTCGAGAACCAGCTTCCCGGAGAACTTTCCGGTGGAATGCAGCAGCGAGTTGCCATTGCCCGTGCCATGGCCTGCGACCCGGAGATTCTTTTAATGGATGAACCATTTGGAGCTCTCGATGCAAAAATCAGAGAAAACCTTCAAGGACTCATTTTAAAAATGTGGGGAGAAGAAGAAAAGAAAAAAACAATAGTTTTTGTAACTCATGATTTGCATGAAGCAGAACTTCTTGCAGACCGAATTGTTTTTATGGTTCCAAAAAGAATTTACGCGGTTATTGATGACACCTTACCGCGTCCAAGAAACTATGCATCAATTCAAGAAAGTAGTGAATATAAGGCACTTTATCAGAAACTCGTAAAATATTTTTACAATGAAACAACTCAATTAGTTAACGACGAAGGAGCATACATATGAGAAATAAAATTACCCGGTACTTTTTTAATCTTCCTAACCTCTTTTTTATTCTTACTCTTTTGTCTTTTCTCCTGCCTAGTCATTATACAGAAGGCAGAAGCGAAGGCTTAAAATCACCACTTGTATTTGTGATTTTGCTTTTCTTTATTGAATTCTACTTTATCTTTCAACTCTCAAAATTGAAAAACACAAGAGCTGTTCTGGATATTGCAACTTTTGTATTTGCTTTATTTTTCATCTGGGAATTACTTGTTACAAGACTTGATGTTTATCCAATAATTTTCATTCCATCTCCAGAAAATGTTTTTGCAGTTTTTATTGATGACAGAGTGAAGATGTTTTTAGGACTCGTTAATTCTTTGTTCTTACTTTTGATTGGAATATCAACTTCTTTAGTTTTCGGTGTAATTCTTGGTACATTTGTCGGCTGGAATCAGCGGCTCACTAAGGCACTCTATCCAATATCAAAAGCAATTTCAACTGTACCATCACTTGTTTACACACCTTATGTCATTCTGATAATGCCAACTTTCAGATCTGCTTCAATCTTTGTAATTTTCCTGAGCGGCTTCTGGAGCACCTTTATGGGCTCAATAAACAACACAGCTTTTGTAGAAAAAAGGGTAATAAATTCAGCAAAGGTTCTGTCGCTTTCAACGACCACAATACTTTTCAAAATCATCATACCTTTTAATCTGCCTAGAATTATAAACAATTTGCCAATAAAGATTTCAGCAGCAATAATGACACTTACCGCTGCCGAGATGTTAGGTGCAGATAACGGCATCGGCTACTACATCCGCAATGCCTTAAACTTTGGAAATTATACAAAGGCAATCGCCGGAATCTTTTTTATGGGCTTTCTGGTAGCAGGATTAAACGCAGCTGTTTCCATCATAAAAAAGCATCTTATTAAATGGAATTATTAATAAAAAAATAAAAGGAGACATTATGAAAAAAATCACGAAAACAATTACATTAGCATTTCTTGCACTTACCGTCGCAGCAGGCACTGGCTGCAAGAAAAAATCTACAGCAAAGCTCAGCTTAAATGTAGGTAAACGCTCAGACTCAAACAGTATCGACCCAATTATTGATACTGCCCGTCTTGAAAATCTTTTTGAAAAAAATGGTCTTGAAGTTCACTTCACAGGATTGCCAAAAAGTTCTCTGTTGAATTCGGTTGCTGTCGGAAAAATTGATTCATCCTACCTTAGTATTCTTTACAATCTGAATCTTGGTGCTCAGGGTGAAGACGTAATCTTGTTTGCTGGAACCATGTCTGGAGGTCAGGGAGTTCTTGCATATAAGGGCGTTGCAGATGAAGTAAAAAATCCAAAAAACTGGAAGGGTAAAACAATTGCAGGACAGATTGGTGGCACCGGAGAGATGGTTATCAAAGCTGTATTAAACCGCGATTATGGTTATGTCCTCGACAAAGATTTTAAATATAAATCTTTTGAAACTGATGCAGAAACAATTGCAGCCTGCTCAAAGGGAAACACAGATGTAATTATTGTTTCAAACAACTTTGTTGATTCAGCAATTAAGCAGGGCTATGTTTATCTTTTCCCTCTTACAGATTTGGAAGATGATTTTGTATGCTGCCGTCAGATGGCCAATGGAACAAAATTCAAGAACAACAGGGCCGCTTATCTTGCATGGCTCAAAACCGTTATTGAAGCCTATAAAATTTACAAGACAGAAGAAAAGAAAACCATCGATGTTCTGGAAAAAGATTCAGGACAGACAAGAGAATGGCTCCACAACTTTATTTATGACCTTGATAAAAATCAGAGACGTTTCTACAGCCCTGACCCAAATTACAATGGTGTTAAACTTTACTATGACACAATGATTAAACTTGGTTATATAGAAACAAACAGAGAGCTCACGGAATTCTTTGATATTTCACTTTATGCACAGGCCCTCAAAGAAGTAATAAAAGAAAATCCTGAAGAGCAGATATACAAAGATTTATGGACATACTTTTTAAAGCATAACAATCAGTATCCTGATTTTGCAAAAAACTATTCCGAAAACTTATAAGCAGCAAAAGTATAAATGAGGTTATAAAATGGCAATTAACATTTCAAAAGCAGAAGTTGAAACACGTGACAACCGGCTAGGTGCTCTAGTTGCATATCATGGTTCAGCCAGTGAACTTCAGCAGGCATCAAAAAAACGTCAACTGAAAGAAGACCAGAGATTGTACTCTCAATGCAGCGACTGTTCACAAGGCTGTGCTGAAACCCTATCTTACATGATTCGCGATGCGGCAATTGTAGTACACTCCCCTCTTGGTTGTCTTGACCCTGTAGAAAAATATGAAAGAGTCGATGCAAGTGCAAGAGCCCGTGGACTGGAACCACACAGAATTCAGGTAATATCAACAAACATGGGAGTTGATTCAACAGTTTACGGAGGAATAAAAATTCTTCGAGAAGCAATCCATGAAGCCTATAACCGCTTTCATCCAAAGGCAATTTTCATTCATTCTTCCTGTGCAGCAGGAATTATTGGAGATGATATAGAAAGCATTGTTGATGAAATTGAAAGCGAACTAGGCATTCCTCTAGTTCCAATTTATTGTGAAGGTTTTAAATCAAAAACCTGGGCTTCCGGCTTTGATGCCGTATTCCATGGTGTTCTTCGTAAAATAGTAAGAAAGCCGGAGAAAAAACAAGAGAAACTTGTAAATGTAATCAACTTTGCCGGACGAGACACTTTTTCGCCATTTTTCAAAAAGCTGGACCTAGAAGCAAATCTTGTTATTCCAAATGCCACAATTGAGCAGTTGGCCCAGATGTCAGAGGCAGCCTGCACCACACATATTTGTGAAACGCTTGGAACCTATGTTGCCGCAGCCCTCGAAGACAATTATGGAGTACCACAGGTAAAATCTCCTTCGCCTTATGGCATTGACTGGACAGA
The Treponema bryantii DNA segment above includes these coding regions:
- a CDS encoding ABC transporter permease produces the protein MRNKITRYFFNLPNLFFILTLLSFLLPSHYTEGRSEGLKSPLVFVILLFFIEFYFIFQLSKLKNTRAVLDIATFVFALFFIWELLVTRLDVYPIIFIPSPENVFAVFIDDRVKMFLGLVNSLFLLLIGISTSLVFGVILGTFVGWNQRLTKALYPISKAISTVPSLVYTPYVILIMPTFRSASIFVIFLSGFWSTFMGSINNTAFVEKRVINSAKVLSLSTTTILFKIIIPFNLPRIINNLPIKISAAIMTLTAAEMLGADNGIGYYIRNALNFGNYTKAIAGIFFMGFLVAGLNAAVSIIKKHLIKWNY
- a CDS encoding ABC transporter ATP-binding protein, encoding MIDPVIEIKNLSVSYETENSTYEALKEINLTINRGQFICIVGSSGCGKSTLLSVLAGLQPVTNGSVTINGKEIHGPGAERAVVFQSYSLFPWMTALENVSFAVYETNKKRGTKLSKKEAAEIAKTYLKRVELSSFENQLPGELSGGMQQRVAIARAMACDPEILLMDEPFGALDAKIRENLQGLILKMWGEEEKKKTIVFVTHDLHEAELLADRIVFMVPKRIYAVIDDTLPRPRNYASIQESSEYKALYQKLVKYFYNETTQLVNDEGAYI
- a CDS encoding methionine ABC transporter ATP-binding protein; its protein translation is MIVIDSVDKTYHLKGNDVEALKKVSLTIEDGTIYGVIGYSGAGKSTLVRCINLLEVPDSGSITVNGTQLTWHDSEGIFHRKTNHEMKKVRRGIGMIFQHFNLLDRSTVFDNVAYPLKYSGLKKEEIEARVTELLELVALSDKRNVYPSQLSGGQKQRVAIARALANNPKVLLSDEATSALDPEATASILNLLKELNKKLGLTIIIITHEMSVIKSICHRVAVMEKGRVVEEGDVYSIFAEPKQEITKKFIASQSSLAKVSTLVNDPLVNNPAEGGKLIKLTFLKNSVGESLISLVSQKFNVRLNIVLANVEMIQDSPLGEIIVVIKGEDKNIEAALAHFVEQKVKVTELAENVKDAKEAN
- a CDS encoding ABC transporter substrate-binding protein; amino-acid sequence: MKKITKTITLAFLALTVAAGTGCKKKSTAKLSLNVGKRSDSNSIDPIIDTARLENLFEKNGLEVHFTGLPKSSLLNSVAVGKIDSSYLSILYNLNLGAQGEDVILFAGTMSGGQGVLAYKGVADEVKNPKNWKGKTIAGQIGGTGEMVIKAVLNRDYGYVLDKDFKYKSFETDAETIAACSKGNTDVIIVSNNFVDSAIKQGYVYLFPLTDLEDDFVCCRQMANGTKFKNNRAAYLAWLKTVIEAYKIYKTEEKKTIDVLEKDSGQTREWLHNFIYDLDKNQRRFYSPDPNYNGVKLYYDTMIKLGYIETNRELTEFFDISLYAQALKEVIKENPEEQIYKDLWTYFLKHNNQYPDFAKNYSENL
- a CDS encoding methionine ABC transporter permease — encoded protein: METFEKIFPNLYAYWYKFLNNCLATFQMFIISGSISFVLGLIFGVLLIVFKKDGIKPNKVFYTIISVIINLFRSIPFVILLVFLIPFTRSIVGTAIGVKGAIIPLIFGTVPFFSRQVETALENVDPGKAEAARSMGSGTFGLIFRVYLHESVPELIRVTTITAISLVGLTTMAGAVGAGGLGDFAINYGQGLNHQDIIYACIIILLIFICLLQFIGSLLAKKTTNRELFKHVQKDSVGNPENKS
- a CDS encoding MetQ/NlpA family ABC transporter substrate-binding protein, whose product is MKNTKKIFALLLIAGVLSSGAFAAKKAKTQKVKVGVCGANNDQWKAVQYVLDKENSGIKIELVEFSAYNLPNEALNSGDIDLNAFQHKAYLNNDAGKNGYDLTVIGDTLIAPLTLYSKKYKSLDEIKKAAGKNGSKTVKSDALKFAIPSDGTNLSRGIKLLEAAGLIKVDPAAGYIPELKDITELVYNVEVVPQTANTLPQTLNDYAGATINGTYAIPTGLIPSKDGLIIEKQSESGDNPYVNIIVARTKDKDNDVYKKIVKAYQSQVVAEYILSRFEESFFPSFAYKTVSADKAAETVKAVDKAIKW
- a CDS encoding amidohydrolase, which translates into the protein MTESIEKELREEIKNDHDYIVSLRRHFHMNPEIAKEEFQTALKIEEELDKIGLAHKRVGDTGVYAEIKGSTGGPSKTIVLRADIDALPIQETHECEYKSKIPGRMHACGHDAHTASLLGAARILNSHKDLFSGTIRLTFQAGEEIGYGARIFVDGGYLDGADRSFGMHAASNLARGKVAVVPGPNNASVDWFKITVKGAPAHVSTPQLGSDAAYIASQIVISTQALITRRTSPMDNVLVGIGKITAGDAYNIVAQKAELEGTIRAFTPEVREKTKQMLSDMAKQTAQLFGGDAQVEYKDFTSPLINDQTSTEEVQKTAIRLFGEENVIKNRQASLGGDDFAEYIIKVPGTYAYFGTGNPAKEGTTAAHHDSKFDIDEDALIQSVSLYTFYAIDFLNN
- a CDS encoding nitrogenase component 1 → MAINISKAEVETRDNRLGALVAYHGSASELQQASKKRQLKEDQRLYSQCSDCSQGCAETLSYMIRDAAIVVHSPLGCLDPVEKYERVDASARARGLEPHRIQVISTNMGVDSTVYGGIKILREAIHEAYNRFHPKAIFIHSSCAAGIIGDDIESIVDEIESELGIPLVPIYCEGFKSKTWASGFDAVFHGVLRKIVRKPEKKQEKLVNVINFAGRDTFSPFFKKLDLEANLVIPNATIEQLAQMSEAACTTHICETLGTYVAAALEDNYGVPQVKSPSPYGIDWTDRWVRELAKVTNRVELAEKVIKEEHERLEPIFEGYKKILTGKKAYIYAGDSYAHNLANMAKDYGMEIVGITTLHHDQTTDDKNTNLDTLNELIKSIGDVSNFSVCNKQPFIMYKILQELKPDILITRHNSIATIGTKLGIPSIRANDVNVLSCYDGVINLGARIIDALQSSKFFTTIAEHVKFPYSNWWINQNDPFYFDKKVETK